A genomic stretch from Nocardia wallacei includes:
- a CDS encoding LppU/SCO3897 family protein, with product MAVPTTSTVAAPTSSAPANIAEKGDCMRETATAFVEVPCGSATATHVVLERLPGADADCRPVPGVYNAYQDYTGNGVTKVCLGVAGRDPANGINTARPGDCVRVGEGIKGERVPCSSPGALRVLARFDTAPVAQQTCAGIPGTTKISGWRLKLVGLSINPPGQGNFDAVFCLTPP from the coding sequence GTGGCTGTTCCGACGACGTCCACTGTGGCGGCGCCGACCAGCAGCGCACCCGCGAACATCGCCGAGAAGGGCGATTGCATGCGGGAGACGGCGACCGCGTTCGTCGAGGTGCCGTGTGGCAGTGCGACCGCTACGCACGTCGTGCTCGAACGACTGCCCGGAGCCGACGCGGACTGCCGGCCCGTGCCCGGGGTGTACAACGCGTATCAGGACTACACCGGAAACGGCGTGACCAAGGTCTGTCTCGGTGTCGCGGGCCGCGATCCCGCGAACGGAATCAACACAGCGCGTCCCGGCGACTGCGTCCGGGTGGGTGAGGGGATAAAGGGGGAGCGTGTGCCTTGCTCGTCCCCCGGTGCCCTGCGGGTCCTCGCGCGTTTCGACACCGCGCCCGTTGCCCAGCAGACCTGCGCCGGTATTCCCGGCACCACCAAGATCTCCGGATGGCGGCTGAAATTGGTCGGGCTGAGTATCAATCCGCCCGGCCAGGGCAATTTCGATGCGGTGTTCTGCCTGACACCGCCCTGA
- a CDS encoding urease accessory protein UreD yields MRTELTIRARPGALPQIRATGGLAARRTGPGVVHLIGAAATPLGGDELDIAVVVEPGARLALRSVAATIALPGRKTRKSLARWHFEVGEGGELDFDPEPTVVAGGAEHESVTTVALGPDARLRLRERVQIGRAGEDSGHWNGTLTADLATLPLLRHGLELGTAAPTDDSLSAPRALASILTYPDESPTRTAGLDAALLPLAPGGSLYTWTGRLLADEPNEAEIRA; encoded by the coding sequence TTGCGCACTGAGCTGACGATCCGCGCCCGGCCGGGTGCGCTGCCGCAGATCCGGGCCACCGGCGGCCTGGCCGCGCGGCGCACCGGGCCGGGCGTGGTGCATCTGATCGGCGCCGCCGCCACACCGCTCGGCGGAGACGAACTCGACATCGCCGTCGTGGTGGAGCCCGGTGCGCGGCTGGCGCTGCGCTCGGTGGCCGCCACCATCGCGCTGCCCGGGCGGAAGACCCGGAAATCGTTGGCGCGCTGGCACTTCGAGGTAGGGGAGGGCGGCGAACTCGATTTCGACCCCGAGCCCACGGTGGTGGCGGGCGGGGCCGAACACGAGTCGGTGACGACGGTGGCGCTCGGCCCGGATGCCCGGCTCAGGCTGCGTGAGCGCGTGCAGATCGGCCGCGCGGGCGAGGATTCCGGCCACTGGAACGGCACCCTCACCGCCGACCTCGCCACGCTCCCCTTGCTACGCCACGGCCTGGAGCTGGGCACCGCCGCACCCACCGACGATTCGCTCTCCGCCCCCCGAGCCCTCGCCAGCATCCTCACCTACCCCGACGAATCTCCCACCCGCACAGCGGGTCTGGACGCCGCCCTGCTCCCCCTGGCCCCGGGCGGCTCCCTCTACACCTGGACCGGGCGCCTGCTCGCCGACGAACCGAACGAGGCCGAGATCCGGGCCTAG
- the ureG gene encoding urease accessory protein UreG — translation MPPHLIDGEPHDHGHDRPRRERTPGEPLRIGIGGPVGSGKTALVAALCRMLREELSLAVLTNDIYTTEDADFLRRHAVLPDERITAVQTGGCPHTAIRDDITANLDAIDDLIEANPPLDLILVESGGDNLTATFSSGLIDAQIFVVDVAGGDKVPRKGGPGVTYSDLLVINKTDLAPMVGADLGVMERDSSAVREGRPFVFTSLTEDPAATPVLAWVREQLRAAAEHDAAAGAGPAFAH, via the coding sequence ATGCCCCCACACTTGATCGACGGTGAGCCGCACGACCACGGCCACGATCGACCGCGGCGCGAGCGCACACCGGGCGAACCGCTGCGGATCGGGATCGGCGGGCCGGTCGGGTCCGGTAAGACCGCGCTGGTCGCGGCGCTGTGCCGAATGCTGCGCGAAGAACTGTCGCTGGCGGTGCTGACCAACGACATCTACACCACCGAGGACGCCGACTTCCTGCGCCGCCACGCGGTGCTGCCCGACGAGCGCATCACGGCGGTGCAGACCGGCGGCTGCCCGCACACCGCCATCCGCGACGACATCACCGCCAACCTCGATGCCATCGACGACCTGATCGAGGCGAATCCGCCGCTGGATCTCATCCTGGTCGAGTCCGGCGGCGACAACCTGACCGCCACCTTCTCCTCCGGGCTGATCGACGCGCAGATCTTCGTGGTCGACGTGGCCGGTGGTGACAAGGTACCCCGCAAGGGCGGCCCGGGCGTCACCTACTCGGACCTGCTGGTGATCAACAAGACCGACCTCGCGCCGATGGTCGGCGCGGATCTCGGTGTGATGGAACGGGATTCGTCGGCCGTACGCGAGGGCCGCCCGTTCGTCTTCACCTCGCTGACCGAGGACCCGGCCGCCACACCGGTGCTGGCCTGGGTGCGTGAGCAGTTGCGCGCAGCGGCCGAACACGACGCCGCGGCCGGGGCGGGCCCCGCGTTTGCGCACTGA
- a CDS encoding urease accessory protein UreF, producing the protein MGLALLLTLADSRLPIGGHVHSGGVEEAVASGLVRDVATVEQYLRRRIRTSGLVAASLAAAVCAGELAVARAEAEADARTPAPAARTASRAQGRGLLRLARQVWPGHDWTGLDARPHLSTVFGVVGAAAGATPEEIAGVVVYTTMTGAATAAQRLLALDPAAVAACTIRLTPECDRVAAQAVKELAALSDPLQDVLAERHVGRPMPLFAS; encoded by the coding sequence ATGGGTCTGGCTCTGTTGCTGACGCTGGCCGACTCACGGCTGCCGATCGGCGGGCATGTGCATTCCGGTGGTGTGGAGGAGGCCGTGGCGTCGGGCCTGGTGCGGGATGTGGCGACGGTCGAGCAGTATCTGCGGCGGCGGATCCGGACCTCGGGGCTGGTGGCGGCGTCGCTGGCGGCGGCGGTGTGCGCGGGGGAGCTGGCGGTGGCGCGGGCGGAGGCCGAGGCGGACGCGCGGACCCCGGCCCCGGCGGCCCGGACGGCCTCCCGGGCGCAGGGCCGGGGGCTGCTGCGGCTGGCCCGGCAGGTGTGGCCGGGGCACGACTGGACGGGGCTCGATGCGCGACCGCATCTGTCGACGGTGTTCGGTGTCGTGGGCGCGGCCGCGGGGGCGACACCGGAGGAGATCGCGGGCGTCGTCGTCTACACCACGATGACCGGTGCGGCGACGGCCGCCCAACGCCTGCTGGCGCTCGACCCCGCCGCGGTGGCCGCCTGCACGATCCGCCTGACCCCCGAGTGCGACCGCGTCGCGGCCCAGGCGGTGAAAGAGCTTGCCGCCCTGTCCGATCCGTTGCAGGACGTGCTGGCCGAGCGGCACGTGGGCCGCCCGATGCCCCTCTTCGCCTCCTGA
- a CDS encoding RNHCP domain-containing protein, with translation MSHHISAQNEPSPAAKTGTFTCIRCGLTVSVLAPGNSRRNHCPSCLHSCHTLDHVEGGVSECRGRMAPLSIAVRRGGEWAIVHRCARCCELALHAISEDDNQLILMRLAVRPLAEPPFPLEVFGDL, from the coding sequence TTGTCCCACCATATTTCCGCTCAGAATGAACCCAGTCCGGCCGCGAAGACAGGCACTTTCACCTGCATCCGCTGCGGGCTCACCGTTTCCGTGCTCGCGCCCGGCAACAGTCGGCGCAATCACTGCCCGAGTTGCCTGCACTCGTGTCACACCCTCGACCACGTCGAGGGCGGCGTATCCGAGTGCCGCGGACGCATGGCTCCGCTGTCGATCGCGGTGCGCCGCGGCGGCGAATGGGCCATCGTGCATCGATGCGCGCGCTGCTGTGAGTTGGCGCTGCATGCGATCAGCGAGGACGACAACCAGCTGATTCTCATGCGACTCGCGGTACGCCCGCTGGCGGAGCCCCCGTTCCCGCTCGAAGTCTTCGGCGACCTCTAG
- a CDS encoding RNHCP domain-containing protein, which produces MPRRNRAVSVRPQRGKTVLHGPGGESGASFRCIGCRSDVPIAAPGTSHRNHCPQCLTSRHVDGRIPGDRANPCRGRMLAVSSTVRHDGEWALVHQCLRCGTLKLNRIAGDDNALALLRIALRPLADPRIGRRALDAL; this is translated from the coding sequence ATGCCTCGAAGGAACAGGGCCGTCTCCGTGCGCCCGCAACGCGGCAAGACCGTATTGCATGGCCCCGGTGGGGAATCCGGTGCGAGTTTCCGGTGTATCGGCTGTCGATCGGATGTACCGATCGCCGCACCGGGCACGTCGCACCGCAATCACTGCCCACAGTGTCTGACCAGCCGCCATGTCGACGGACGAATCCCTGGTGACCGTGCCAACCCGTGCCGCGGCCGCATGCTCGCGGTCAGTTCGACGGTGCGTCACGATGGCGAATGGGCATTGGTCCACCAGTGCCTGCGGTGCGGGACATTGAAACTGAATCGCATCGCGGGAGACGACAATGCGCTCGCGCTGCTGCGAATCGCACTGCGTCCCTTGGCCGATCCACGTATCGGCCGTCGGGCACTGGACGCGCTGTGA
- a CDS encoding TetR/AcrR family transcriptional regulator encodes MLTSFQVICIMSDVWKQMEGNRVPKQVDHRERRETIARALWRVVEQQGWTRATMREVAGAAGVSLGQVQHYFASRTAMLEFAMEFASEQTSQRIARGLDRLGSPPHPRDALRVTLLEMLPLHADARATSRMSAAYTLEALHDPELHERARRGLRNGRALTERLIRQAITEGHIPPDRDPVVETDLLLALTGFTPLLDLGVIDPDAASTAIDYYLDRLFDGTSQRPSQ; translated from the coding sequence GTGCTCACCTCTTTCCAAGTCATCTGTATTATGTCAGATGTATGGAAACAGATGGAAGGGAATCGCGTGCCGAAACAGGTCGACCATCGAGAACGCCGCGAGACCATCGCGCGCGCACTGTGGCGGGTAGTGGAACAGCAAGGCTGGACCCGGGCGACGATGCGCGAGGTCGCCGGCGCGGCGGGTGTCTCCCTCGGGCAGGTTCAGCACTATTTCGCCTCTCGGACAGCGATGCTGGAATTCGCGATGGAGTTCGCTTCCGAGCAGACCTCGCAGCGCATCGCTCGTGGCCTCGATCGACTCGGCTCGCCCCCGCACCCCCGAGACGCATTGCGTGTGACTCTCCTGGAGATGCTTCCCCTGCACGCGGATGCCCGCGCTACCAGCCGTATGAGTGCCGCCTACACTCTCGAAGCGCTGCACGACCCGGAGTTGCACGAACGGGCCCGCCGCGGGCTCCGGAACGGCAGAGCATTGACCGAACGCCTGATCAGGCAAGCGATCACCGAGGGCCATATCCCGCCGGACCGCGATCCGGTCGTCGAGACCGATCTTCTGCTCGCGCTGACCGGGTTCACTCCGCTTCTCGACCTCGGCGTCATCGATCCCGACGCCGCGTCGACCGCTATCGATTACTACCTCGACAGACTCTTCGACGGCACATCGCAACGTCCCAGCCAGTAA
- a CDS encoding alpha/beta fold hydrolase, giving the protein MTTFADPELEATYFAAYDAVMAYWPVPTETVDLPGRYGTTRVTSAGPTTARSLVLLHGYGGTSAMWYPVVGSLAEEHHVRAVDIVGEPGRSRHTGAAVSSMDDLVDWLAETFDLLGLPAADLCGQSLGGHLAFRFTLAHPERVRRLVLLDPPLVFAGLSPEFEEMGRNRDPHPTFDDARAMLAPDAPGTGPAHVEAYLDLLAHGAAHFPASPIVHPHLPDELTHLPVPTLVALAGASQIHDSQAAAQVAQRAGAHTIILPDAGHGLLADVEPVRSRILEHLSGRTTQPRSETDPESFDPRILPRTTSGIRFGGGDGS; this is encoded by the coding sequence ATGACCACATTCGCCGACCCCGAGCTCGAGGCAACATATTTCGCGGCCTACGACGCGGTGATGGCATATTGGCCGGTACCGACCGAGACGGTAGATCTGCCGGGCCGGTACGGAACCACACGAGTCACCTCCGCGGGCCCGACCACAGCACGGTCGCTGGTCCTGCTCCACGGATACGGTGGCACATCCGCAATGTGGTACCCGGTAGTCGGCTCGCTCGCCGAGGAGCATCACGTGCGGGCCGTGGACATCGTCGGCGAGCCGGGCCGCAGCCGACACACCGGCGCCGCGGTGAGCAGCATGGACGATCTCGTGGACTGGCTCGCGGAAACCTTCGATCTGCTCGGGCTACCCGCGGCCGACCTGTGCGGCCAGTCGCTGGGCGGTCACCTCGCGTTCCGGTTCACCCTCGCCCATCCCGAGCGAGTGCGGCGGCTGGTCCTGCTCGACCCGCCCCTGGTCTTCGCCGGGCTCAGCCCCGAGTTCGAGGAGATGGGCCGCAACCGCGACCCGCACCCGACTTTCGACGATGCCCGCGCGATGCTCGCACCGGACGCACCCGGCACCGGGCCGGCACATGTAGAGGCCTACCTCGACCTGCTCGCCCACGGAGCCGCCCACTTCCCGGCCTCCCCGATCGTTCACCCCCACCTACCGGACGAGCTGACACACCTGCCGGTCCCCACCCTCGTCGCACTGGCCGGAGCAAGCCAGATACACGATTCACAGGCCGCCGCACAGGTCGCGCAGCGCGCCGGGGCCCACACGATAATTCTCCCCGACGCCGGACACGGCCTCCTGGCCGACGTCGAACCCGTCCGCAGCCGCATCCTCGAACACCTCAGCGGGCGTACAACTCAACCACGATCCGAGACAGACCCGGAATCGTTCGACCCCCGGATACTCCCCCGCACGACCAGTGGGATCCGATTCGGTGGCGGGGATGGTTCTTGA
- a CDS encoding zinc-binding dehydrogenase yields the protein MHAIQLHAFGAAENLRYETVDDPMPGPGQVRIAVAAAGVHFVDTSIRSGEPGPFPLPELPTVPGREVAGTVDRVGPGVDEKWLGTAVVAHLGPVPGGYAELAVTGTGQLHAIPDTLDPAAAVAMIGTGRTTFGIVQFATLRPGDLAIVTAAAGGIGTLLVQHLKNSGLTVIGLAGGAAKTDVVTANGADLALDYRQPGWADTIRRRFGERPAALLFDGVGGETARTAIDLLGKGGTRLVYGWSGGGPVHLDENYLAERALIDENVLGPKMTERAGGIRNLETAALEAAAAGQLRPAIQRFPLAEAAAAHRALESRETVGKVVLIP from the coding sequence ATGCATGCGATTCAGCTTCACGCCTTCGGGGCCGCCGAGAACCTGCGTTACGAGACCGTCGATGATCCGATGCCCGGGCCGGGGCAGGTGCGGATCGCGGTGGCCGCCGCCGGGGTACATTTCGTCGACACCTCGATTCGCAGCGGTGAACCCGGCCCGTTCCCGCTGCCCGAGTTGCCCACCGTGCCCGGCCGCGAGGTGGCGGGGACCGTCGACCGGGTGGGCCCGGGTGTGGACGAGAAGTGGCTGGGCACCGCGGTTGTCGCCCATCTCGGTCCGGTGCCCGGCGGTTACGCCGAGCTGGCCGTCACGGGAACCGGGCAGCTGCACGCGATCCCGGACACGCTCGACCCCGCCGCGGCGGTGGCCATGATCGGCACGGGCCGAACCACTTTCGGCATCGTGCAGTTCGCCACGCTCCGGCCCGGCGACCTCGCGATCGTCACGGCGGCGGCGGGTGGCATCGGCACGCTCCTGGTACAGCATCTGAAGAACAGTGGTCTCACGGTGATCGGGCTGGCCGGTGGCGCCGCCAAGACCGACGTGGTCACCGCCAACGGCGCCGACCTGGCCCTGGACTACCGGCAGCCGGGCTGGGCCGACACCATCCGGCGGCGCTTCGGCGAACGACCCGCGGCCCTGCTGTTCGACGGCGTCGGTGGCGAAACCGCCCGCACCGCAATAGATCTGCTCGGCAAGGGCGGAACCCGGCTGGTCTACGGATGGAGCGGCGGCGGCCCGGTGCATCTGGACGAGAACTACCTCGCCGAGCGCGCCCTCATCGACGAGAACGTGCTCGGCCCGAAGATGACCGAACGCGCGGGCGGCATCCGAAACCTGGAGACCGCGGCACTCGAGGCAGCGGCGGCGGGACAGCTGCGCCCGGCGATCCAGCGCTTCCCGCTCGCCGAGGCCGCCGCGGCACACCGCGCACTGGAAAGCCGTGAAACCGTCGGCAAGGTGGTCCTGATCCCCTGA
- a CDS encoding SDR family NAD(P)-dependent oxidoreductase — MIESTSNGRPLAERVATRLLYPTSRPREKALREAVSGKVVLVTGASHGIGKVTVHKLAAAGAVVLLVARSLEDLEQVAADITAADGIAHVYRADLTDMAATDRLGREILAAHGHVDIVINNAGKSIRRALDQSYDRFHDYTRTIDVNYLGPVRLLLTLLPDMRERKQGHIVNISTWGLRMPPAPRWSAYAASKAAFDTWLRTVATEIAVDDITTTSVYMPLVHTRMSAPTNFGNMPGLTADEAAGLVCHAVVARPVEISPWWSGPVQAWSDLTRGPAQRFMARGFRR, encoded by the coding sequence GTGATCGAGAGCACGTCCAACGGCCGACCGCTGGCCGAGCGGGTGGCGACGCGGCTGTTGTATCCGACCTCGCGCCCCCGGGAAAAGGCACTGCGGGAAGCGGTTTCGGGCAAGGTGGTGCTGGTGACCGGCGCCTCGCACGGAATCGGCAAGGTGACGGTGCACAAGCTCGCCGCGGCCGGGGCCGTGGTGCTGCTGGTGGCGCGTTCGCTGGAGGACCTCGAGCAGGTGGCCGCCGACATCACCGCGGCCGACGGCATCGCCCACGTGTATCGCGCGGACCTGACCGATATGGCGGCCACCGATCGGCTGGGCCGCGAGATCCTCGCCGCGCACGGCCACGTCGATATCGTGATCAACAACGCGGGCAAGTCGATCCGGCGCGCGCTCGACCAGTCCTACGACCGCTTCCACGACTACACCCGCACCATCGACGTGAACTATCTCGGCCCGGTGCGGCTGCTGCTCACGCTGCTGCCCGACATGCGCGAGCGCAAGCAGGGGCACATCGTGAACATCTCCACGTGGGGCCTGCGTATGCCGCCCGCGCCGCGGTGGTCGGCGTACGCGGCGTCGAAGGCGGCCTTCGACACCTGGCTGCGCACCGTCGCCACCGAGATCGCCGTCGACGACATCACCACCACCTCGGTGTACATGCCGCTCGTGCACACCCGGATGAGCGCGCCGACCAACTTCGGGAACATGCCCGGACTCACGGCGGACGAGGCGGCCGGGCTGGTCTGCCACGCCGTGGTCGCCCGGCCGGTGGAGATCTCGCCGTGGTGGTCCGGGCCGGTGCAGGCGTGGAGCGACCTGACCCGGGGGCCCGCGCAGCGGTTCATGGCGCGCGGTTTCCGGCGCTGA
- a CDS encoding MFS transporter, with the protein MVGIDTGMTTTPRRAWLGLAVLTLPVLLVSMDMSVLFLAMPTLTAQLDPTATEQLWILDIYGFLIAGLLITMGNLGDRIGRRNILLAGATVFGAASVLAAFAPSAGVLIAARALMGIGGATLLPSSLALISTLFPDPRARGTAIGVWTAFFAGGSAVGPVIGGLLLHNFWWGAVFLINTPVLLVLLVAGPFVLPEHRSAGRGPLDLLSVLMSIGGILPAVYAVKRAAADGIDAEVLAAGVFGAVVLVLFVRRQRQLAEPLLDLSLFRRGLFSVAIGSSTIGMLSLAGMSYLTSVYLQSVAGRDALGAALLGIPAAVVVFVMAMGGARVARVLGTRTSFVLALTAAAVGNLMLLGIGVDGGIGWYVAGSTVAGLGYGIVFTLVSEVSVASVPPERAGSAVGISETSFELGNALGLALLGSLAALIFRSGGEFAETLGETIVRAGNDGAVVRSARESFVDGMHVATTTGAALLLVMAVVAALAARSRKSGGRVAAPRSTGENTVGV; encoded by the coding sequence ATGGTCGGCATCGACACCGGTATGACCACGACTCCGCGGCGCGCCTGGCTGGGACTCGCGGTGTTGACCCTGCCCGTGCTGCTCGTGTCGATGGACATGTCGGTGCTGTTCCTGGCGATGCCCACGCTCACCGCGCAGCTGGATCCCACCGCGACCGAGCAGCTCTGGATTCTCGACATCTACGGCTTCCTGATCGCCGGACTGCTCATCACCATGGGCAATCTGGGCGACCGCATCGGCCGCCGCAACATCCTGCTCGCCGGTGCGACCGTCTTCGGCGCCGCCTCGGTGCTGGCGGCCTTCGCGCCCAGCGCTGGGGTGCTGATCGCGGCGCGGGCGCTGATGGGTATCGGCGGGGCGACGCTGCTGCCGTCGAGTCTGGCGCTGATCTCCACGCTGTTCCCCGATCCGCGCGCGCGTGGCACCGCGATCGGCGTGTGGACGGCGTTCTTCGCCGGCGGGTCGGCGGTCGGCCCGGTCATCGGCGGGCTGCTGCTGCACAACTTCTGGTGGGGTGCGGTCTTCCTGATCAACACGCCGGTATTGCTGGTGCTACTGGTCGCCGGGCCGTTCGTGCTGCCCGAACACCGCTCCGCCGGGCGGGGGCCGCTGGATCTGCTGAGCGTGCTGATGTCGATCGGCGGCATCCTGCCCGCGGTGTACGCCGTGAAGCGGGCCGCCGCGGACGGTATCGACGCCGAGGTGCTGGCGGCCGGTGTCTTCGGTGCGGTGGTGCTGGTGCTGTTCGTGCGGCGGCAGCGGCAGCTGGCCGAGCCGCTGCTGGATCTGAGCCTGTTCCGGCGCGGATTGTTCTCCGTCGCCATCGGTTCCAGCACGATCGGGATGTTGTCGCTGGCCGGGATGAGCTATCTGACCAGTGTGTATCTCCAGTCGGTGGCCGGGCGGGACGCGCTGGGCGCCGCGCTGCTGGGGATTCCGGCGGCGGTGGTGGTATTCGTGATGGCGATGGGCGGAGCGCGGGTCGCGCGGGTGCTGGGCACCCGCACCTCGTTCGTGCTGGCGTTGACCGCCGCCGCGGTCGGCAACCTGATGCTGCTGGGCATCGGCGTGGACGGCGGAATCGGTTGGTACGTGGCCGGTTCCACGGTGGCGGGCCTCGGGTACGGCATCGTGTTCACCCTGGTGTCCGAGGTGTCGGTGGCCTCGGTGCCGCCCGAGCGCGCGGGCTCCGCGGTCGGCATCTCCGAGACGAGTTTCGAACTCGGCAACGCGCTGGGGCTGGCGCTGCTGGGATCGCTTGCGGCCCTGATCTTCCGGTCCGGCGGCGAGTTCGCCGAGACGCTGGGCGAGACGATCGTGCGCGCCGGGAACGACGGGGCGGTGGTGCGTTCCGCGCGGGAGTCCTTCGTCGACGGCATGCACGTCGCGACGACGACCGGCGCGGCGCTGCTGCTGGTCATGGCGGTCGTCGCGGCGCTGGCGGCGCGAAGCCGGAAGTCCGGCGGCCGGGTCGCTGCCCCAAGATCAACGGGGGAGAATACAGTCGGGGTGTGA
- a CDS encoding TetR/AcrR family transcriptional regulator — protein sequence MTEPKLTRAAIVDAALALADEAGLDALSMRRIAERMGVGAMSLYRHVPNKDTLLAGMTDEVARRNPYPPPRPDWTWRDRVRIAADIDWQLYQQHPWVLFTFAVPRYNFGPHSLACLAWLVEGLAELTDDRREATRMALSVWSYIAGIALQQVSAAMLAKRGSEQEEVSGLTALLRGTPHWPSPPALAPLEGTGSGDLLDPERLLHSGLDALCDGFATRR from the coding sequence GTGACGGAGCCGAAGCTCACCCGCGCCGCCATCGTGGACGCGGCCCTGGCGCTCGCCGACGAGGCCGGGCTGGACGCGCTGTCCATGCGGCGCATCGCCGAGCGCATGGGCGTGGGCGCGATGTCGCTGTACCGGCACGTGCCGAACAAGGACACGCTGCTGGCGGGTATGACCGACGAGGTGGCCCGGCGCAACCCCTATCCACCCCCGCGACCGGACTGGACGTGGCGCGACCGCGTGCGCATCGCCGCCGACATCGATTGGCAGCTGTACCAACAACATCCGTGGGTGTTGTTCACCTTCGCGGTGCCGCGCTACAACTTCGGCCCGCACAGCCTGGCGTGTCTGGCCTGGCTGGTGGAGGGTCTCGCCGAGCTGACCGACGACCGCCGCGAGGCGACCCGGATGGCGCTGTCGGTGTGGAGCTACATCGCCGGCATCGCCCTGCAGCAGGTCAGCGCCGCCATGCTGGCCAAGCGCGGCTCCGAGCAGGAGGAGGTATCGGGCCTGACGGCCTTGCTGCGCGGGACACCGCACTGGCCCTCGCCACCGGCGCTCGCGCCGCTCGAGGGCACCGGCAGCGGCGACCTCCTGGACCCCGAACGCCTGCTGCACTCGGGCCTGGACGCCCTGTGCGACGGATTCGCCACGCGCCGATAA
- a CDS encoding VOC family protein gives MPSGFTQGAPCWFEITTSDVAAAADFYTGLFGWTAVDTGPQTRHYTVLHQDDARVAGIAAAETPGDEASWLPYFAVPDVRATVAAAKAAGGSAFCEFAEIPGQLEFAVLADPDGAAYGVSHLTGHPGTQRWSQPNNPCWVQYTATGAPADAMAHYAATLGWTYRNAAWETSTDKPYQALTTASGEGEFGGAAAAQPGEPAPFWALTVRVPDCDATVARTTDLGGKVISEPADMPGPSRIAVIADPAGAAVALMSFG, from the coding sequence ATGCCGTCCGGTTTCACTCAGGGTGCGCCCTGCTGGTTCGAAATCACCACTTCCGATGTCGCCGCCGCGGCCGACTTCTACACCGGGCTGTTCGGCTGGACCGCCGTGGACACCGGCCCGCAGACGCGGCACTACACCGTGCTGCACCAGGACGACGCGCGAGTGGCGGGCATCGCCGCGGCCGAGACGCCCGGCGACGAGGCGAGCTGGCTGCCGTACTTCGCCGTTCCGGACGTCCGGGCGACCGTGGCCGCCGCGAAGGCCGCGGGCGGGTCGGCGTTCTGCGAATTCGCCGAGATTCCAGGGCAATTGGAGTTCGCTGTCCTCGCCGATCCGGACGGCGCGGCCTACGGCGTCTCCCACCTCACCGGCCACCCCGGCACCCAGCGCTGGTCGCAGCCGAACAATCCGTGCTGGGTGCAGTACACGGCCACGGGCGCCCCGGCCGACGCGATGGCCCACTACGCGGCGACACTGGGCTGGACCTACCGCAACGCCGCCTGGGAGACCTCGACCGACAAGCCCTATCAGGCCCTGACCACGGCTTCGGGCGAGGGTGAGTTCGGTGGCGCCGCCGCCGCGCAGCCCGGCGAGCCCGCCCCGTTCTGGGCGCTGACCGTGCGCGTCCCGGACTGCGACGCCACCGTCGCCCGCACCACCGACCTCGGCGGCAAGGTCATCAGCGAACCGGCCGACATGCCCGGCCCGTCCCGCATCGCCGTCATCGCCGACCCGGCCGGAGCGGCCGTGGCGCTCATGTCGTTCGGCTGA
- a CDS encoding O-methyltransferase: MTNAAWGEVDRYLVDTLIGGEDADVLQRNSAAGLPAIDVSPAQGKFLYLTAVSIRARRVLEIGTLGGYSTLWLARAVGPEGRVVTLEFEPRHAEVARRNLDGKGVGDRVDIRVGAALESLPVLADEQPEPFDLVFIDADKVNNSNYVRWALRLTRPGSVVIVDNVVRHGAIADPEVTDAAAHAGREVLELLAAEPRVDATALQTVGGKGWDGFAYAVVTG; this comes from the coding sequence ATGACGAATGCCGCATGGGGTGAGGTCGACCGCTATCTCGTGGACACGCTGATCGGCGGTGAGGACGCCGATGTGCTGCAGCGGAACTCGGCGGCCGGGCTGCCCGCCATCGACGTGTCGCCGGCGCAGGGCAAGTTCCTGTATCTGACCGCCGTCTCGATCCGGGCGCGGCGGGTGCTGGAGATCGGGACGCTGGGCGGTTACAGCACGCTGTGGCTGGCCCGGGCGGTCGGTCCCGAGGGCCGGGTGGTGACACTGGAGTTCGAGCCGCGGCACGCCGAGGTAGCGCGGCGCAATCTCGACGGCAAGGGCGTCGGCGACCGGGTCGACATCCGGGTGGGTGCGGCGCTGGAGAGCCTGCCGGTGCTCGCCGACGAGCAGCCCGAGCCGTTCGACCTGGTCTTCATCGATGCCGACAAGGTCAACAATTCGAACTACGTGCGGTGGGCGCTGCGCCTGACCCGGCCGGGTTCGGTCGTCATCGTCGACAACGTGGTCCGCCACGGCGCCATCGCCGACCCCGAGGTCACCGATGCCGCCGCGCACGCCGGCCGCGAGGTGCTCGAGCTGCTCGCCGCCGAGCCGCGGGTGGACGCGACGGCGCTGCAGACCGTGGGCGGCAAGGGCTGGGACGGCTTCGCCTACGCCGTCGTCACCGGGTGA